In Bacillus sp. DX3.1, the following proteins share a genomic window:
- a CDS encoding DUF2339 domain-containing protein, with translation MKQDLNKKIEALETAIDTIQEALYELKAQQKAMEEEQVQVIELNKQDPTEQKQEVNIKVPTVQQEENIVTQGSKEELEVKQVDISAFKPEPFDIIKFCQTWLPRIFVAIMLLGVIWLFKAGVDTGLLTPPIRIIFGILLSVGLFYIGDKQMKQERQALGLVLVGGSITGIVLTTFAAHYLYNFFPASIAFVLNIIWIVMGIYFAKRYQSEYLAIFVAVGAFFVPFLLNSTTPNPFIFFGYETVLTISLLWHAYKNRYKYLYMISYGVSVFVTFIFFAVMSIGLGHLQGQLTIVYGLIHFILFWHMYIDRQFIYQQRIAIFSANALFFIMAIAKIPDFTTWGLFISAILHLVMFAAEYIKNKKSLFTDLLFGLAMGSFSLAILYECSLVNAAIVLMLQGFLGVATSVKLKQEIKVYISAVIYAIGMIQTIASPFDTFMSAAFVAHLILIGTFYYGMIKAKQMLQHFGKRVYSITLYGFMVLVFITITRIGELLSTNGSIISVSVSLFWMIYALILVWFGRNRRMNEILYAGLVVLVVTVGKLFFLDLPEVSMLIRAILFLLVGGLGIVISRMFFSKEK, from the coding sequence ATGAAACAGGACCTTAATAAAAAAATAGAAGCACTTGAAACAGCAATTGATACGATACAAGAGGCGCTTTATGAGTTAAAGGCACAGCAAAAGGCAATGGAAGAAGAACAGGTCCAGGTAATTGAACTGAACAAACAGGATCCTACTGAACAGAAACAAGAGGTTAATATTAAGGTGCCGACTGTGCAACAAGAAGAGAACATCGTTACGCAAGGAAGCAAAGAAGAATTAGAAGTGAAACAAGTAGATATATCTGCTTTTAAGCCCGAGCCGTTTGATATTATAAAATTTTGTCAAACATGGTTACCACGTATTTTCGTTGCCATTATGTTGCTGGGAGTCATCTGGTTATTTAAAGCAGGGGTAGATACAGGATTACTTACACCACCAATCCGCATCATATTTGGTATTTTGTTATCAGTTGGTTTGTTTTATATAGGTGATAAACAAATGAAACAGGAGCGCCAAGCACTCGGGTTAGTACTAGTTGGAGGGAGTATTACAGGTATTGTTTTAACGACATTTGCTGCACATTACCTATATAACTTCTTTCCTGCAAGTATCGCATTTGTATTGAATATTATTTGGATTGTAATGGGTATTTACTTTGCCAAAAGATATCAATCAGAATATCTTGCTATATTTGTAGCGGTGGGTGCCTTTTTCGTTCCGTTCTTATTAAATAGCACAACGCCGAACCCATTTATATTCTTTGGATATGAGACAGTATTAACAATTAGTTTATTGTGGCATGCGTATAAAAATCGGTATAAATATTTATACATGATCTCTTACGGTGTTTCTGTATTTGTAACGTTTATCTTTTTCGCTGTTATGTCAATAGGATTAGGACATTTGCAAGGGCAATTAACAATTGTTTATGGGCTTATTCATTTTATACTTTTCTGGCATATGTATATAGACCGACAGTTTATTTACCAGCAGAGAATTGCAATATTTAGTGCCAATGCTCTCTTTTTTATTATGGCGATTGCCAAAATTCCAGACTTTACAACATGGGGGTTATTTATTAGTGCAATTCTACATTTAGTTATGTTTGCAGCTGAATATATAAAAAATAAGAAGTCGCTATTTACAGATCTTTTATTCGGTCTTGCGATGGGATCGTTTAGTTTAGCAATTTTATATGAATGTAGTCTAGTAAATGCAGCAATTGTGTTAATGTTACAAGGGTTCCTTGGTGTTGCTACTTCTGTGAAATTGAAGCAAGAAATTAAGGTGTATATCAGTGCTGTCATTTATGCGATTGGTATGATTCAAACAATTGCAAGTCCATTTGATACATTTATGTCAGCAGCCTTTGTTGCACATCTTATATTAATTGGAACATTTTATTACGGAATGATTAAAGCGAAACAAATGTTGCAGCATTTCGGAAAACGGGTGTACTCTATTACGCTGTATGGTTTTATGGTACTTGTATTTATTACAATTACTAGAATAGGTGAGCTTCTTTCTACAAATGGCAGTATCATTAGTGTATCTGTATCACTTTTCTGGATGATATACGCATTAATTTTAGTTTGGTTTGGACGGAATAGAAGAATGAATGAAATATTATATGCGGGATTAGTCGTATTAGTAGTGACGGTTGGAAAGTTGTTTTTCCTAGATTTACCAGAAGTATCTATGCTGATTCGGGCAATATTATTCTTGCTTGTTGGTGGATTAGGAATTGTCATTTCTAGAATGTTTTTCTCAAAAGAAAAATAG
- a CDS encoding amino acid permease produces the protein MKHTNKPETLNRGLKQRHITLMSLGSAIGVGLFLGSATTIKLAGPSILLAYMIAGLAIFFIMRALGEMAIEQPVAGSFSKYAHDYLSPLAGYITGWNYWFLWVVTCMAEITAAGIYMEFWFPDIPRWIWALMALILMTAFNFLSVKVFGELEFWFALIKIVTIICMIVVGAGIIIFGFGNGGVATGISNLWSHNGWFPNGVSGLLLSLQMVLFAYLGVELIGVTAGEAQNPKKTLAKAIDNVFWRILLFYVGALFVIMAIYPWNEIGEKGSPFVLTFQQIGIAKAAGIINFVVLTAALSSCNGGLFSTGRMLFTLAQQKKAPEKFGRLNKNGIPSKGILATAFVLLVGVILNYLVPAKVFTWLTSISTFGAIWTWGIILVTQIRFRSGLSAQSVQKLTYKMPLYPLSSYLSLGFLALVLGIMAYSTDTRIALIVGPIWLVALVVVYYMKGFHKIDTPASPSKVE, from the coding sequence ATGAAGCACACAAACAAACCAGAAACTTTAAACCGCGGTTTAAAACAACGACACATCACATTGATGTCACTCGGGTCTGCCATCGGAGTTGGTTTATTTTTAGGATCTGCTACCACTATTAAACTAGCTGGACCTTCTATTTTACTAGCTTATATGATTGCTGGCCTTGCTATCTTTTTCATTATGCGTGCCCTTGGTGAGATGGCAATTGAACAACCAGTTGCCGGTTCCTTTAGTAAATATGCACATGATTATTTAAGTCCACTAGCAGGCTATATCACTGGGTGGAACTATTGGTTTTTATGGGTTGTTACTTGCATGGCTGAAATTACTGCCGCTGGTATTTATATGGAGTTTTGGTTCCCAGACATTCCACGCTGGATTTGGGCATTGATGGCTCTCATATTAATGACTGCATTTAATTTTCTTTCTGTAAAAGTATTCGGTGAGCTTGAATTTTGGTTTGCTTTAATTAAAATTGTCACAATTATCTGTATGATTGTGGTTGGTGCAGGAATTATTATATTTGGCTTCGGCAACGGTGGCGTAGCAACAGGAATTTCAAACCTTTGGTCACATAACGGATGGTTCCCAAATGGTGTTTCTGGACTACTTCTATCTCTACAAATGGTTTTATTCGCTTACTTAGGAGTTGAACTCATTGGTGTCACAGCAGGAGAAGCACAAAATCCAAAGAAGACACTAGCGAAAGCAATTGATAACGTATTTTGGCGTATTTTACTTTTCTACGTCGGTGCACTGTTCGTCATAATGGCGATTTATCCGTGGAATGAGATCGGCGAAAAAGGAAGCCCATTTGTATTAACCTTCCAACAAATTGGAATTGCAAAAGCAGCTGGAATCATTAACTTCGTTGTCTTAACAGCAGCGCTTTCTTCTTGTAACGGCGGTCTATTTAGTACAGGTCGTATGTTATTCACATTGGCACAGCAGAAAAAGGCACCTGAAAAGTTCGGTCGTTTAAATAAAAATGGTATTCCAAGCAAGGGAATTTTAGCAACTGCTTTTGTCCTACTCGTTGGTGTTATTTTAAACTATCTCGTTCCAGCAAAAGTATTTACGTGGCTCACAAGTATTTCAACATTCGGAGCAATTTGGACATGGGGCATTATTTTAGTAACACAAATACGCTTCCGCAGTGGATTATCAGCGCAATCGGTACAAAAATTAACATATAAAATGCCGTTGTATCCATTAAGTTCTTATCTTTCACTAGGCTTTCTTGCTCTAGTGTTAGGAATTATGGCCTATTCCACCGATACACGTATCGCTTTAATTGTTGGGCCGATTTGGTTAGTTGCATTAGTGGTTGTATATTACATGAAGGGATTTCATAAAATAGATACACCAGCATCCCCTTCAAAAGTTGAATGA
- a CDS encoding radical SAM protein: MPNRDYLYYDLTSSVCSKCLRKVEAKIIIQNEKVYLIKHCMLHGREKVLISTDIAYYKQCREFIKPSEMPYRWNTPIKYGCPYDCGLCPDHEQHSCLSIIEITDACNLQCPICYAESSPKRTTWRTVEHVEMMLDAVVKNEKNPDVVQISGGEPTLHPHFFDILTIAKQKPIKHIMINTNGLRIAQDITFVEKLAKYTPGFEIYLQFDSFEKEALQELRGADLREIRRKAIEKLNEYNISTTLVVTLKKGVNDKEIGEILQYAVQQRCVRGVTFQPIQQAGRTEDYDPETNRLTLSEVRQMIIEQSSLFTDDDIIPVPCHPDSLAMGYALKLNGSIFPLTSIIDRNILLEGDRNTIVFENDDQLKGQIFKLFSLNHSPQSGYDSLKELLCCLPKVSFPTGIGYENVFRVLIMKFMDNYDLDIRSVKKSCVHIVHPDGRIIPFDTYNLFYRDEKEEYLKELQDERVIIK; this comes from the coding sequence ATGCCAAATAGAGACTATTTATATTATGACTTAACAAGTAGTGTATGTTCTAAATGCTTACGGAAAGTAGAAGCAAAAATCATTATACAAAATGAGAAAGTCTATCTGATAAAGCACTGTATGCTGCATGGTCGAGAAAAAGTGCTTATTTCAACAGACATTGCTTACTATAAACAATGTCGTGAGTTTATTAAGCCAAGTGAAATGCCGTATCGCTGGAATACGCCTATAAAATATGGTTGTCCTTACGACTGTGGGCTCTGTCCAGATCATGAACAGCATAGCTGTTTAAGTATTATTGAAATTACAGACGCATGCAATTTACAGTGCCCAATTTGCTATGCGGAATCATCACCCAAGCGGACAACATGGAGAACAGTTGAGCACGTAGAAATGATGTTAGATGCAGTTGTAAAAAATGAAAAAAATCCAGATGTTGTTCAAATTAGCGGCGGTGAGCCAACGCTTCACCCCCATTTCTTTGATATATTAACGATTGCAAAACAAAAACCGATTAAACATATTATGATTAATACGAACGGTTTACGAATTGCACAAGATATTACATTTGTTGAAAAACTAGCAAAATATACGCCTGGATTTGAAATATATTTACAATTTGATAGTTTTGAGAAAGAAGCGCTCCAAGAACTACGCGGGGCGGATTTACGAGAAATAAGAAGAAAAGCGATTGAAAAATTAAATGAATATAATATTTCTACAACTCTTGTCGTTACATTGAAAAAGGGAGTGAATGATAAAGAGATAGGAGAGATATTACAATACGCAGTACAACAAAGATGTGTACGAGGTGTTACATTTCAGCCAATTCAACAAGCAGGACGAACAGAAGATTATGATCCTGAAACGAATCGATTGACCTTAAGTGAAGTAAGACAAATGATTATTGAACAATCTTCTTTATTTACAGATGATGATATCATTCCGGTCCCTTGTCATCCAGATAGTTTGGCGATGGGATATGCATTAAAGTTAAATGGATCAATTTTCCCACTGACAAGTATAATTGACCGAAACATTTTATTAGAGGGGGACCGCAATACGATTGTTTTCGAAAATGATGATCAATTAAAAGGGCAAATTTTTAAGTTATTTAGTTTAAATCATTCACCACAAAGTGGCTATGATTCATTAAAAGAATTACTGTGCTGTTTACCGAAAGTGAGCTTTCCGACAGGTATTGGCTATGAAAATGTATTTCGTGTGTTAATTATGAAATTTATGGATAATTATGATCTAGATATACGTTCTGTTAAGAAATCATGTGTACATATTGTACATCCAGATGGAAGGATTATTCCATTTGATACGTATAATTTGTTTTATCGAGATGAAAAGGAAGAATATTTAAAAGAGCTACAAGACGAGAGAGTGATTATAAAGTAA
- a CDS encoding peptide MFS transporter: protein MESSIQLEKKQQKNKKHPPGLYLLFFTEMWERFSYYGLRGLLTLYLTTALVSGGLGFSTGWALSIYGFYTGACYFTPLIGGFLTDRFLGRRLAITIGGIAMAIGNLTLFSLQNQVGLYLGLALIIIGNGFFKPNISTLVGDLYEEHDPKRDSAFTIFYMGINVGSFLAPLVCGFLSENLFKTTVDGVVHYGFRYGFLAASIGMIIGQILFTTLSNRFLGDIGKKPTRDLQTTSGNQTAGNTPLTKKEKQHTAVIVILTCFVVFFWAGFEQAGSSLTLYTNKFVDRSVFGWEVPTSWFQSVNPLFIILLAPVISVLWAKLATTKRGDLKIPTKMGLGMILLGIGYMILVIATLKTGSNEHNITEQANLLFIVFTYLFHTLGELFLSPVGLSMVSSLAPVKLASLLMGVWLASTGVANILGGQLASFTTSLGYSEVFAVIGAVAIFLGCVLLSLSKKLVKWMD from the coding sequence ATGGAATCATCGATACAACTTGAGAAAAAACAACAAAAAAACAAGAAGCATCCTCCGGGTCTATACTTACTCTTCTTTACAGAAATGTGGGAAAGATTTAGTTACTATGGATTACGAGGATTATTAACACTATATTTAACAACTGCTTTAGTAAGCGGTGGTCTTGGGTTTAGTACAGGCTGGGCACTTTCTATCTACGGATTTTATACAGGAGCTTGTTATTTCACACCATTAATCGGTGGATTCTTAACAGACCGTTTTCTTGGTAGACGCTTAGCCATTACTATAGGTGGTATTGCAATGGCAATCGGGAACCTTACACTATTTTCCTTGCAAAACCAAGTCGGACTATACCTCGGATTAGCGCTTATTATTATCGGTAACGGTTTCTTCAAACCAAATATTTCTACGCTTGTTGGAGATCTATATGAGGAACATGATCCGAAGCGTGATAGTGCATTTACGATTTTCTATATGGGTATTAACGTTGGTTCATTTCTAGCTCCACTCGTTTGTGGGTTTTTATCAGAAAATTTATTCAAAACAACAGTAGACGGTGTTGTTCATTACGGGTTCCGCTACGGCTTCTTAGCTGCTTCAATCGGTATGATTATTGGACAAATTTTATTCACAACACTATCTAATCGATTCCTTGGCGATATCGGTAAAAAACCGACAAGAGATTTACAAACAACATCAGGCAACCAAACAGCTGGCAATACACCCTTAACAAAAAAAGAAAAACAGCATACAGCAGTTATTGTTATCTTAACTTGCTTCGTTGTCTTCTTCTGGGCTGGCTTTGAACAGGCTGGTAGCTCATTAACATTATATACAAACAAATTTGTCGATCGTTCTGTATTCGGATGGGAAGTTCCAACATCTTGGTTCCAATCAGTCAATCCATTGTTTATTATTTTACTTGCACCTGTTATTTCAGTACTATGGGCAAAACTTGCTACAACAAAACGTGGTGATTTAAAAATCCCAACCAAAATGGGACTCGGTATGATTCTACTCGGGATCGGTTATATGATTCTTGTCATTGCCACATTAAAAACAGGTAGTAACGAACACAATATTACAGAACAAGCAAACTTACTCTTTATTGTCTTTACGTACTTATTTCACACGTTAGGTGAATTGTTCTTATCCCCTGTCGGATTATCAATGGTTAGTTCCCTTGCACCAGTCAAACTTGCCTCTTTACTAATGGGCGTTTGGTTAGCAAGTACCGGTGTGGCTAACATTTTAGGTGGTCAACTAGCTAGCTTTACAACTTCACTTGGATATTCAGAAGTATTTGCTGTCATTGGAGCTGTAGCCATTTTCTTAGGCTGTGTCTTATTATCACTTTCAAAAAAATTAGTAAAATGGATGGACTAA
- a CDS encoding YncE family protein has protein sequence MKKALLCSGMIASVIWTGNTVSAEMIEKDPQQFVNKMEVLPKGSLSNPAYREKVEQMVTSFISKKHKDTKIDRVASFQMPSGKAEITASTPDGNTLVVTEADLGQIRILSIADLENIKVLGAVSFKEIHSEAEVTSVTVTPDGKYALAAFRNEDNLYHANKGQVAVIDLVAQQVVKTYEVGVGPDSVALSADGRTLIICNEDEENDPNDDNEVNMKKTKRPGSISMITFPNGDVLHGEHVELSLDMSHVGNGAIYKHDPQPEYVAISPKGDKAAITLQENNAVAIVNIAEKRIENIFGLGTTTHKADVKKDGVVSFQDDMTARLEPDGVTWDPSGRFLITANEGDLGKNEFKDDVKSGGRNISVWSPAGSLVYDSMNLIDEKVAAVGLYPDARSGNRGSEVENVATGIIKGNPILAVAAERANAVLFFDMTIPMFPVYIGLGPSAGAAPEGIHKINNRNLFVSADEVEGVLSFYHINQ, from the coding sequence ATGAAAAAAGCATTGTTATGCAGTGGTATGATCGCAAGTGTAATCTGGACAGGTAATACTGTAAGTGCGGAAATGATAGAAAAGGACCCGCAGCAGTTCGTGAATAAAATGGAGGTTTTGCCAAAGGGCAGCCTTTCTAATCCAGCGTATCGTGAGAAAGTGGAACAGATGGTGACGAGCTTTATTAGTAAAAAACATAAGGATACCAAAATTGATCGAGTTGCTTCATTTCAAATGCCAAGCGGGAAGGCCGAAATTACAGCGTCTACACCTGACGGTAATACATTAGTTGTTACGGAGGCGGACTTAGGACAAATTCGTATCCTATCGATTGCAGATTTAGAGAATATAAAAGTGCTAGGGGCCGTGAGTTTTAAAGAAATTCATTCAGAAGCAGAAGTAACGAGTGTAACTGTTACACCAGATGGCAAATATGCATTGGCTGCTTTTCGGAATGAGGATAATTTATATCATGCAAATAAAGGACAAGTTGCGGTGATAGATTTAGTAGCGCAACAAGTTGTGAAAACATATGAAGTAGGCGTAGGACCGGATTCGGTGGCGTTATCAGCAGATGGGAGAACGCTTATTATTTGTAATGAAGATGAGGAAAATGATCCAAATGACGATAATGAAGTAAATATGAAAAAAACAAAGCGTCCAGGAAGTATTTCAATGATTACATTCCCTAATGGCGATGTATTACACGGGGAGCATGTAGAACTTTCACTTGATATGAGTCACGTCGGTAACGGAGCAATCTATAAGCATGACCCGCAACCAGAGTATGTAGCAATTAGTCCAAAAGGAGACAAGGCAGCTATTACCTTACAAGAAAATAATGCAGTGGCAATTGTAAATATTGCAGAAAAACGGATTGAGAATATATTTGGTCTTGGGACGACAACACATAAAGCTGATGTGAAAAAGGATGGTGTTGTATCGTTTCAAGATGATATGACAGCACGCTTAGAGCCAGATGGTGTAACGTGGGATCCATCTGGCCGATTTTTAATTACCGCTAATGAAGGGGACCTTGGTAAAAATGAATTCAAAGATGATGTGAAATCAGGTGGAAGAAATATTTCTGTGTGGAGTCCAGCTGGATCTCTTGTGTACGATAGTATGAATCTCATTGATGAAAAAGTAGCAGCAGTTGGTTTATATCCTGATGCCCGAAGTGGAAATCGTGGAAGTGAAGTAGAAAATGTAGCTACTGGTATAATAAAAGGAAACCCAATTTTAGCAGTGGCTGCTGAAAGAGCAAATGCGGTATTGTTTTTCGATATGACTATCCCAATGTTCCCTGTTTATATCGGACTTGGACCATCGGCTGGAGCAGCACCAGAAGGGATTCATAAAATAAATAATCGGAATCTATTTGTGAGTGCAGATGAAGTAGAGGGTGTTTTGAGTTTTTATCATATAAATCAATAA
- a CDS encoding prolipoprotein diacylglyceryl transferase family protein: MDFPVYLHVFGMKLHPHAIFESLGMFVGFRFYLKSRRKEKIPEAKALFIFLGAIFGAFLGAILLATFEHLLQAQRVITENGWQGLIQGKTIVGGLLGGLIGVESVKKMVGHTESTGDDMVIPLVLGIAIGRIGCFLTGIGDETVGIQTTWPVGIDFGDGIFRHPTQLYEMGFLFIIMICCIWLRRYKLWEGFIFQIFMLAYLIFRFWVEWLKPTDKLYVQLSAIQWACILGVCYYVVLVTKKRRGERQHAK; this comes from the coding sequence ATGGATTTTCCAGTTTATTTACATGTATTTGGAATGAAACTACATCCACATGCTATTTTCGAATCTCTGGGCATGTTTGTCGGGTTCCGCTTCTATTTAAAAAGTCGCCGAAAAGAGAAGATTCCAGAAGCGAAAGCGCTATTCATCTTTTTAGGTGCTATATTTGGTGCTTTTCTTGGTGCCATTCTTTTGGCGACGTTTGAGCATCTTCTTCAGGCGCAGAGAGTAATAACAGAGAATGGCTGGCAAGGCTTGATTCAGGGGAAAACCATTGTAGGCGGTTTACTTGGTGGGCTTATTGGTGTAGAAAGTGTGAAAAAAATGGTCGGTCATACAGAATCAACAGGAGATGATATGGTTATTCCACTCGTGCTAGGAATTGCAATTGGGAGAATTGGTTGTTTTTTAACTGGCATTGGAGATGAAACGGTAGGCATACAAACAACATGGCCAGTTGGAATTGATTTTGGCGATGGAATATTTCGGCATCCAACACAATTATATGAGATGGGCTTTTTATTTATCATTATGATTTGCTGCATTTGGCTAAGAAGATACAAACTATGGGAAGGCTTCATTTTTCAAATCTTTATGTTAGCATATTTAATTTTCCGTTTTTGGGTTGAATGGCTAAAGCCAACAGATAAGTTATATGTGCAGTTAAGTGCGATTCAATGGGCTTGTATTCTTGGCGTTTGTTATTACGTGGTGTTAGTCACAAAAAAGAGAAGAGGGGAAAGGCAACATGCCAAATAG
- a CDS encoding class A sortase has product MNKRRVYSVLAILLFVIGGVLIGKPFYDGYKAEKKQTANVQTVQKMEYQQQETKFVDASQIEQPDLEEVANASLDQKQVIGRISIPSISLEMPILNASTEKNLLSGAATVKDKQEMGKGNYALAGHNMSKKGVLFSDLSALKKDDKIYLYDNENKYEYTVKSVSEVTPDKWEVVEDHGKDEVTLVTCVSVLDNSKRYVVAGDFVQAKKING; this is encoded by the coding sequence ATGAATAAGCGAAGAGTGTATAGTGTACTAGCAATCCTCCTATTTGTTATAGGTGGCGTGCTAATTGGTAAGCCATTTTATGACGGATATAAGGCGGAGAAGAAGCAAACAGCTAATGTGCAGACGGTTCAGAAGATGGAATATCAACAACAAGAAACGAAGTTTGTGGATGCTTCTCAAATTGAACAACCAGATTTAGAGGAAGTAGCGAATGCATCATTAGATCAGAAACAAGTAATTGGGCGCATATCTATTCCAAGTATTTCATTAGAAATGCCAATTTTAAATGCTTCAACTGAGAAGAACTTATTATCAGGAGCAGCAACTGTAAAAGATAAGCAAGAAATGGGAAAAGGAAATTATGCGTTAGCAGGGCATAATATGTCAAAAAAAGGTGTCTTATTTAGCGACTTATCGGCATTAAAAAAGGACGATAAAATTTATTTGTATGATAATGAGAATAAATATGAGTATACCGTTAAAAGTGTATCAGAAGTAACACCTGATAAGTGGGAAGTTGTTGAAGATCACGGGAAAGATGAAGTAACGCTTGTTACATGTGTGTCTGTGTTAGATAATTCAAAACGCTATGTTGTCGCTGGAGATTTTGTGCAGGCGAAGAAAATAAACGGTTAA
- a CDS encoding helix-turn-helix transcriptional regulator, with protein MENLTICNRVKELRARFNFTQSILAEKVGVTRQTIAAIEKGDYVPSLLLALTICDVFDLKMEDVFVLNKEGEEVE; from the coding sequence GTGGAAAATTTGACCATTTGCAACAGAGTAAAGGAGCTGCGAGCTCGTTTTAACTTTACACAAAGCATATTAGCTGAAAAAGTTGGCGTAACGCGGCAAACAATTGCAGCAATTGAAAAGGGAGATTACGTTCCATCGTTATTATTAGCACTGACGATTTGTGATGTGTTTGATTTAAAGATGGAGGATGTGTTTGTTTTAAATAAGGAGGGGGAAGAGGTTGAATAG
- a CDS encoding NCS2 family permease codes for MFQLQKYNTSVKQELLAGITTFFTFAYILVINPKILSDAGVPFDQAFTATIIATVVGTLCMAFLANYPIAIAPAMGMNAYFAYSVVQQAEGITYVIAFSAVFVTGIIFLLLSFTSFRQKLIVAIPDSLKHAIAGGIGLFIAFIGLRLSGIIVDHPSNLVTIGNFHSPAVILTLIGLALAAILMALRVSGALFISMVVTGIIAFFSGQLKFEDKLVALPHLPEGLIVSNPITAVSDVIEYGLYGVVFSFLLVLLFDTTGALLGLIKQAGLNADNAEKRFGKAFIADAIGGTTGAVFGTSPTAATIESSAGIAAGGKTGLTGIVVICLTIVTAFFSPVISSLSSVAAITAPSLIIVGSLMAQSIRDINWNEFEDALPAFLIFVGIPLTSSIANGIALGFLIYPILKIVKGKGKEVHPLLYVFAILFGCHLFL; via the coding sequence ATGTTCCAATTACAAAAGTATAATACCTCTGTGAAGCAAGAGCTTCTAGCTGGTATTACAACGTTTTTTACATTTGCGTATATTCTTGTCATCAATCCAAAAATATTGTCTGATGCAGGTGTACCATTTGATCAAGCATTTACGGCAACAATTATTGCAACAGTTGTCGGAACATTATGTATGGCATTTTTAGCGAATTATCCGATTGCCATTGCTCCTGCAATGGGAATGAATGCGTACTTTGCCTATTCGGTTGTGCAGCAAGCGGAAGGCATTACATATGTCATTGCATTTTCTGCAGTATTCGTAACAGGTATTATTTTTCTTTTACTATCGTTCACATCATTTCGTCAAAAGCTCATCGTGGCGATTCCGGATAGTTTAAAACATGCGATTGCAGGTGGAATTGGTTTATTTATTGCTTTTATTGGTCTTCGCTTATCTGGTATTATTGTTGATCATCCATCTAATTTAGTTACGATTGGAAATTTTCATTCACCAGCGGTTATATTAACGCTAATTGGTTTGGCATTGGCTGCAATATTGATGGCATTACGTGTGAGTGGCGCTCTATTTATTAGTATGGTTGTAACGGGCATCATTGCCTTTTTTTCAGGGCAACTTAAATTCGAAGATAAGCTTGTAGCACTTCCGCATTTACCAGAAGGACTCATTGTTTCAAATCCAATTACTGCAGTTTCTGATGTGATTGAATATGGACTATATGGTGTTGTATTCTCATTTTTACTCGTTCTTTTATTTGATACAACAGGAGCATTGCTCGGGCTTATTAAACAAGCGGGTTTAAATGCAGATAACGCCGAAAAACGTTTTGGTAAAGCGTTTATTGCCGATGCAATCGGTGGTACGACAGGAGCGGTGTTTGGGACAAGTCCGACAGCCGCAACAATTGAATCTTCCGCTGGGATTGCAGCGGGTGGTAAGACAGGATTAACAGGTATAGTGGTAATCTGTTTAACAATTGTGACCGCATTTTTTAGTCCTGTCATTTCTTCATTATCAAGTGTAGCGGCAATTACAGCCCCTTCATTAATTATTGTTGGTAGTCTAATGGCACAAAGTATTCGTGATATCAACTGGAATGAATTTGAAGATGCATTACCTGCATTCTTAATTTTTGTAGGAATCCCGTTAACATCCAGTATTGCAAATGGGATTGCACTTGGGTTTTTAATTTATCCAATCTTAAAGATCGTGAAAGGGAAAGGGAAGGAAGTTCATCCACTTCTTTATGTCTTTGCCATTTTGTTTGGGTGTCATTTATTTTTATAA
- a CDS encoding DUF2178 domain-containing protein, producing the protein MNRIVLSYVVNVFYIGLASWTFIELYYGVMEFANIIRTEKVSFEVSINAIPFLLLFIVAVVSTFFYRVQKKKYKSLSLWMYPLLFPQEDEREKVITAKACRTTFISLWYVLPCAIGFLTFSPVINLYIPECPLYILFFIFFIQMTVFHVSLYRNKIA; encoded by the coding sequence TTGAATAGGATCGTTCTTTCGTATGTGGTGAATGTATTCTATATTGGATTGGCTAGTTGGACGTTTATTGAACTTTATTATGGTGTTATGGAGTTCGCAAATATCATTCGAACTGAGAAAGTATCATTTGAGGTATCAATAAATGCGATACCGTTCTTATTGCTATTTATTGTAGCGGTCGTATCAACGTTTTTTTACAGAGTACAAAAGAAAAAATATAAGTCCCTATCACTTTGGATGTATCCTTTATTGTTTCCACAGGAGGATGAACGTGAGAAAGTAATTACTGCGAAAGCGTGTCGTACTACTTTTATTTCATTGTGGTATGTTTTACCTTGTGCTATCGGATTCTTAACTTTTTCCCCTGTTATAAATCTATATATTCCAGAATGCCCGCTATATATCTTGTTTTTTATTTTCTTTATTCAAATGACGGTATTTCATGTTTCGCTATACCGAAATAAAATTGCTTAA